From Streptomyces sp. Edi4, one genomic window encodes:
- a CDS encoding SMI1/KNR4 family protein, whose product MTTGRLGQHAAPPNAAYAGQVVHFPDPVRAARHPRGVRMDENGFPVFSPYARVAVEIAEPPEGFGVDELRLTDYVSANAALAAAGHELWDTVPAVATPHGWTWHHVAGGRRLELVPVEVKALLRHYGGLATARVEHDKRGTRPLQETRPAHFGLPKGSVAVSESQLLGVEEDLGYRLPGAYRSFLKAAGGCAPVGAALDAELGLLVDQPFFTVREEAAVNDLVYVNKCLRDHLTKDYLSVAFAQGGILAVKVRGSGVGSVWFCPYDDARDQDGLSVHERVERLLLPCGDDFDAFLARLAGNPPELETVANLMVDGGFVRVVETTSVGE is encoded by the coding sequence ATGACGACAGGTCGGCTCGGGCAGCACGCCGCGCCACCGAACGCGGCCTACGCCGGGCAGGTCGTGCACTTCCCGGACCCGGTACGGGCCGCCCGGCATCCCCGGGGGGTGCGGATGGACGAGAACGGTTTCCCGGTGTTCTCCCCGTACGCCAGGGTGGCGGTGGAGATCGCCGAGCCGCCCGAGGGGTTCGGGGTGGACGAGCTCCGGCTGACCGACTACGTGTCGGCGAACGCGGCGCTCGCCGCGGCGGGCCACGAGCTGTGGGACACGGTGCCGGCGGTGGCGACCCCGCACGGCTGGACGTGGCACCACGTGGCCGGCGGCCGCCGTCTCGAACTGGTTCCGGTAGAAGTGAAGGCGCTGCTGCGGCACTACGGCGGTCTGGCGACGGCGCGGGTCGAGCACGACAAGCGCGGTACGCGTCCGTTGCAGGAGACGCGGCCGGCGCACTTCGGTCTGCCGAAGGGTTCGGTGGCGGTGTCGGAGTCCCAACTCCTCGGCGTCGAGGAGGACTTGGGGTACCGGCTGCCGGGTGCCTACCGGTCGTTCCTGAAGGCGGCGGGTGGCTGTGCTCCGGTGGGCGCGGCGCTCGACGCGGAGCTGGGTCTCCTGGTGGACCAGCCGTTCTTCACGGTCCGTGAGGAGGCGGCGGTCAATGACCTGGTGTACGTCAACAAGTGTCTGCGGGACCACCTGACGAAGGACTATCTGAGCGTGGCGTTCGCGCAGGGTGGGATCCTGGCGGTGAAGGTGCGTGGTTCCGGGGTCGGTTCGGTGTGGTTCTGCCCGTACGACGACGCGCGTGACCAGGACGGCCTGAGCGTGCACGAGCGGGTGGAGCGGCTGCTGCTGCCCTGCGGTGACGATTTCGACGCGTTCCTCGCCCGGCTCGCGGGCAATCCCCCGGAGCTGGAGACCGTGGCGAACCTGATGGTGGACGGCGGATTCGTGCGCGTCGTCGAGACGACCTCGGTAGGGGAGTGA
- a CDS encoding SUKH-3 domain-containing protein encodes MPDISTTRFPVPVDAALRTAGWQPGRWDIRQAEAWADVLRGHTSPAGHRHTVFPAAVEAWAEFGGLRLTAPGPGRRNAPAALRFDPLAGLHLARTLADLGRALDTDIAPLGEEGDQQAVLAIDAVGRVYALDHTGDWYVGADIDAALNTLLTGTQPTRLTPA; translated from the coding sequence ATGCCGGACATCTCCACCACCCGCTTCCCCGTCCCCGTCGACGCCGCCCTGCGCACCGCCGGCTGGCAGCCCGGCCGCTGGGACATCCGCCAGGCCGAGGCGTGGGCCGACGTCCTGCGCGGCCACACCTCGCCCGCCGGACACCGCCACACCGTCTTTCCGGCCGCCGTCGAGGCGTGGGCGGAGTTCGGGGGGCTGCGCCTCACCGCGCCGGGTCCGGGCCGCCGCAACGCGCCCGCCGCCCTGCGCTTCGACCCCCTGGCGGGGCTCCACCTCGCCCGCACGCTGGCGGACCTGGGGCGGGCGCTGGACACGGATATCGCGCCGCTGGGGGAGGAGGGGGATCAGCAGGCTGTGCTCGCGATCGACGCGGTGGGGCGGGTGTACGCGCTCGACCACACCGGGGACTGGTATGTGGGGGCCGATATCGACGCGGCCCTCAACACCCTCCTCACCGGCACTCAGCCCACCCGCCTCACCCCGGCGTGA
- a CDS encoding histidine kinase — MTVTGAYQEATGLTSRGWWWWERRRSAVLDVSLGVFSALECALEGVGFAGDAGLPVPAGVVLGLVAGASLTLRRRWPIAVVLVSIAVTPASMGFLLSVVGLYTLAASEVPRRITAALAGMSVVGTFIVTFVRMHHSVAGGDYDSGLWYVPVMSVVMSLGISGPPLLYGLYIGARRRLMESLRERADSLERELSLLADRAEERAEWARTEERTRIAREMHDVVAHRVSLMVVHAAALQAVARKDPEKAVKNAALVGDMGRQALTELRQMLGVLRAADEPRAAARVESVPLAAVGAAAAAAAAAAEEGPCLADIEALVGQSREAGMVVELMVQGEARGCDALVEQTAYRVVQEALTNVHKHAAGAKVMVRLGYRVDEVAMQVENGPGDGVTADAGLPSGGNGLVGMRERVLGLGGVFVSGVTDEGGFRVSAILPTAPR, encoded by the coding sequence ATGACCGTAACGGGGGCATACCAGGAAGCCACGGGGTTGACCTCCCGTGGCTGGTGGTGGTGGGAGCGCAGGCGCAGCGCGGTGCTGGACGTCTCGCTCGGGGTTTTCTCCGCGCTGGAGTGCGCGTTGGAGGGGGTGGGGTTCGCGGGGGACGCGGGGCTGCCGGTGCCGGCGGGGGTGGTGCTCGGTCTGGTGGCGGGGGCGTCGCTGACGCTGCGTCGGCGGTGGCCGATCGCGGTGGTGCTGGTGTCGATCGCGGTGACCCCGGCGAGCATGGGTTTTCTGTTGAGCGTGGTGGGTCTGTACACGCTGGCCGCGTCGGAGGTGCCGCGCCGGATCACGGCGGCGCTGGCGGGGATGTCGGTGGTGGGGACGTTCATCGTGACGTTCGTGCGGATGCATCACAGCGTGGCGGGGGGTGATTACGACTCGGGGCTCTGGTACGTGCCGGTGATGTCGGTGGTGATGTCGCTCGGGATATCGGGTCCGCCGTTGTTGTACGGGCTCTATATAGGGGCGCGGCGGCGGTTGATGGAGTCGCTGCGGGAGCGGGCGGATTCGCTGGAGCGGGAGTTGTCGCTGCTTGCGGACCGGGCGGAGGAGCGGGCGGAGTGGGCGCGTACGGAGGAGCGGACGCGGATCGCCCGGGAGATGCATGACGTGGTGGCGCACCGGGTGTCGTTGATGGTGGTGCACGCGGCGGCGTTGCAGGCGGTGGCGCGCAAGGATCCGGAGAAGGCGGTGAAGAACGCGGCGCTGGTGGGGGACATGGGGCGTCAGGCGTTGACGGAGTTGCGTCAGATGCTCGGGGTGCTGCGGGCGGCGGATGAGCCGAGGGCGGCGGCGCGGGTGGAGTCGGTGCCGTTGGCGGCGGTGGGGGCGGCGGCGGCCGCGGCGGCTGCGGCGGCGGAGGAGGGGCCGTGTCTGGCGGACATCGAGGCGTTGGTGGGGCAGTCCCGGGAGGCCGGGATGGTGGTGGAGCTGATGGTGCAGGGGGAGGCGCGGGGGTGTGACGCGCTGGTGGAGCAGACGGCGTACCGGGTGGTGCAGGAGGCGTTGACCAATGTGCACAAGCACGCGGCGGGCGCGAAGGTGATGGTGCGGCTCGGGTACCGGGTGGACGAGGTGGCGATGCAGGTGGAGAACGGGCCGGGGGACGGGGTCACGGCGGATGCGGGGTTGCCGAGCGGCGGGAATGGGCTGGTGGGGATGCGGGAGCGGGTCTTGGGGTTGGGTGGGGTGTTTGTGTCGGGCGTGACGGATGAGGGTGGCTTCCGCGTCTCAGCCATCCTCCCGACCGCGCCCCGCTGA